A window of Mucilaginibacter sp. PAMC 26640 contains these coding sequences:
- a CDS encoding thioredoxin — translation MRFKLSVISILLPVLGLAQTAKFSISGKIGDLKSPAIAYLDYMDNGVSHEDSSAVVNGEFMFSGNIGGISTARMSLDHQGNGKPFSIYKGGDVIYFYFGREQVKIASADSLTNARFSGSKVYDEFSAYTKEIGGSMMDLTKLANIDFASGTPEDQKDSTYIDAVNKRFHQRIVKRSEKQITFAKTHPHSYFGLVALSEAAGSKVDVETIQPLFKAIDKDLQLTDLGKELAQRINAVSITGVGSIAPGFTQNDINGKPISLAGLKGKTVLIDFWASWCSPCRAENPNLVKQYKLYKDKGFEILSVSLDSDKKNWVQAITKDGMPWLHVSDLKGWNNDVGRKYGIRAVPACYLVGPDGTIIANDLRGETLNKKLAELFTAKQ, via the coding sequence ATGAGATTTAAATTATCAGTTATCAGCATCCTTTTACCGGTACTTGGTCTCGCGCAGACTGCCAAATTTAGCATATCAGGTAAAATAGGGGACCTTAAGAGCCCTGCAATAGCTTACCTAGACTATATGGATAACGGGGTTAGTCATGAAGACTCTTCTGCCGTGGTCAATGGTGAATTTATGTTCTCGGGAAATATCGGCGGTATCAGTACAGCGCGTATGTCCCTCGATCACCAGGGAAACGGGAAGCCGTTTTCCATTTACAAAGGCGGTGATGTGATCTATTTTTATTTTGGCAGGGAACAGGTAAAAATTGCATCTGCAGATTCACTGACTAACGCCCGGTTCAGCGGGTCAAAAGTTTACGACGAATTTAGTGCCTATACAAAGGAAATCGGCGGCTCGATGATGGATCTCACGAAACTGGCCAATATAGATTTTGCAAGCGGTACACCAGAGGATCAAAAAGATAGCACGTACATCGACGCGGTAAACAAACGCTTTCATCAGCGCATCGTTAAACGATCAGAAAAGCAAATAACATTTGCCAAAACACATCCACATTCCTATTTCGGTTTAGTTGCCCTGTCAGAAGCTGCGGGTTCAAAAGTAGATGTAGAGACGATCCAGCCTTTATTTAAGGCCATTGACAAAGATTTGCAGCTGACCGACCTGGGGAAGGAACTTGCGCAGCGCATAAATGCCGTTAGCATTACGGGAGTGGGGAGTATTGCGCCGGGCTTTACACAAAATGACATCAACGGCAAACCCATTTCATTAGCCGGTCTGAAAGGTAAAACCGTCCTGATAGATTTTTGGGCCAGCTGGTGCAGTCCCTGCCGGGCCGAAAACCCGAACCTCGTTAAACAGTACAAACTTTACAAAGACAAAGGCTTCGAAATATTATCGGTGTCGCTGGATAGTGATAAGAAGAACTGGGTACAGGCAATTACCAAAGATGGCATGCCCTGGCTGCATGTATCAGATCTGAAAGGGTGGAACAACGATGTAGGCAGAAAATACGGGATTCGCGCGGTACCTGCCTGCTACCTGGTAGGCCCCGACGGGACAATTATTGCAAACGACCTAAGGGGAGAAACACTTAACAAAAAATTGGCTGAACTCTTTACTGCAAAACAGTAA
- a CDS encoding carbohydrate-binding protein — MIIEKIRETVLLLAICLIPSFISAQVNNIKPAKPLSVLQQEFVQDRFGMFIHFNIPTYMNQDWPDPDASPALFNPAKLNCDQWAKAAKSANMAYGCLTTKHHSGFCIWDTKTTDYNVMNSPLKRDVVKEFANAFRANGLKVYLYYSILDTHHKLRPNAITPKHIEMIKAQLTELMSNYGRIDALIIDGWDAPWSRISYDEVPFEDIYRLIKSLQPNCVVMDLNGAKYPAEGMYYTDIKTYEMGAGQRISTESNHLPSLACLPLQQNWFWETSHPTTAVKDPVKLVNETLIPLNKANCNFILNVAPNRDGLMDENALAALKTIGSIWKNSHETVNLPVIEPPIISSNLAKNQLANASWSDDSAIMDFANDDDFGSSWVSNPEVKKPWYELTFKRDQAFNTIVIAEQKANITDYRLEYNVDGVWKTLFNGRNDHKIKIHRFERVWANKVRISVEKADHQVSIGEFEVYNERR, encoded by the coding sequence ATGATCATTGAAAAAATCAGGGAAACGGTATTACTTTTGGCGATTTGTTTAATACCGTCTTTTATAAGTGCGCAGGTGAACAACATCAAACCTGCAAAACCGCTGTCGGTTTTGCAGCAGGAATTCGTCCAGGACCGTTTCGGAATGTTCATCCACTTTAATATTCCTACCTACATGAACCAGGATTGGCCGGATCCGGATGCATCCCCGGCCTTATTCAATCCGGCAAAATTAAACTGCGATCAATGGGCGAAAGCCGCTAAATCTGCTAACATGGCCTATGGTTGCCTTACCACTAAACACCATAGCGGCTTTTGTATCTGGGATACTAAAACCACCGATTATAATGTGATGAACAGTCCGCTGAAAAGGGACGTTGTTAAGGAATTTGCAAACGCTTTTCGAGCGAACGGACTCAAAGTATACCTGTATTATTCCATATTGGATACGCATCATAAGTTGCGTCCCAACGCCATTACGCCAAAGCATATCGAGATGATCAAGGCCCAACTCACCGAATTGATGAGTAACTATGGCCGGATCGATGCATTGATCATCGACGGATGGGATGCACCCTGGTCGCGTATATCATACGATGAGGTACCTTTTGAAGATATCTACAGGTTAATTAAATCCCTGCAGCCAAATTGCGTGGTAATGGACCTTAATGGTGCGAAATATCCCGCTGAAGGAATGTACTATACCGATATCAAGACCTATGAGATGGGAGCAGGGCAGCGGATCTCGACAGAAAGCAATCACCTGCCGTCCCTGGCTTGCCTGCCTTTACAGCAAAACTGGTTCTGGGAAACCAGCCACCCAACTACCGCTGTGAAAGATCCGGTTAAACTGGTTAACGAAACGCTGATCCCTTTAAACAAAGCTAATTGTAATTTTATTTTAAACGTAGCGCCCAACCGAGACGGTTTAATGGATGAAAACGCTTTGGCCGCGTTAAAAACCATTGGCAGTATCTGGAAAAACTCTCATGAGACGGTGAACTTACCGGTGATAGAGCCGCCGATAATCTCCTCTAACCTGGCGAAAAACCAGTTGGCCAATGCAAGTTGGAGCGATGATTCGGCCATTATGGATTTTGCCAACGATGACGATTTTGGCAGTTCATGGGTATCAAACCCGGAGGTGAAGAAGCCCTGGTATGAACTAACGTTTAAAAGGGACCAGGCTTTTAACACCATTGTCATAGCCGAACAAAAGGCCAATATTACCGACTACCGTTTGGAATATAATGTAGATGGTGTTTGGAAAACGCTGTTCAATGGCCGCAACGATCACAAAATAAAAATCCACCGGTTCGAAAGGGTATGGGCGAATAAAGTGAGGATCTCGGTTGAAAAAGCGGATCACCAGGTGTCTATTGGTGAATTTGAAGTTTACAACGAAAGAAGATAA
- a CDS encoding secretory protein, with protein sequence MNKLFFSTLIGAVTFCAATQAQTTTEVIKKNGYKLTVINQDSKFDKAEIVKLEDTFFEVYPKLEKEYNNKTLKDVTFVIDTAYGGVAETGGGRVTFSSKYMTKYPKDIDVVTHEVMHIVQGYGDGAGPGWLTEGIADYARNKFGVDNVGAGWSLPAFKHTQTYENAYRVTARFLVWIEKNVKPNLVKTFDEQLRTHTFNDESWKKETGKTVDELWTAYAANPSAV encoded by the coding sequence ATGAATAAGCTATTTTTTTCAACCCTAATTGGCGCAGTCACTTTTTGCGCCGCTACGCAAGCACAAACGACAACCGAAGTCATTAAAAAGAACGGGTATAAACTAACCGTTATTAACCAGGATTCAAAATTCGACAAGGCTGAAATAGTAAAACTGGAGGATACTTTTTTTGAGGTGTACCCTAAGCTGGAAAAGGAGTACAATAATAAAACCTTAAAGGATGTAACTTTTGTAATCGACACGGCTTACGGCGGTGTAGCTGAAACTGGGGGCGGACGGGTTACATTCAGCTCGAAGTACATGACGAAATATCCTAAGGATATTGATGTGGTTACCCATGAGGTGATGCATATTGTGCAGGGTTATGGCGACGGCGCCGGGCCCGGCTGGTTAACAGAAGGTATAGCTGATTACGCCCGTAATAAATTTGGCGTGGATAACGTAGGGGCAGGATGGAGTTTGCCCGCTTTTAAGCACACCCAGACTTATGAAAACGCTTACCGCGTTACCGCTCGTTTCCTGGTATGGATAGAGAAAAATGTGAAACCAAACCTGGTCAAAACTTTTGACGAGCAACTGCGCACGCACACCTTTAACGATGAAAGCTGGAAAAAGGAAACTGGCAAAACCGTTGATGAACTTTGGACTGCTTACGCAGCTAACCCCTCAGCTGTTTAA
- a CDS encoding DNA-binding protein codes for MAVKYRNQVFIEKVTKRIEEIRTEKGIVQEDIVDRTGFTLKQVWIMLSGKSNFAISNLEAIASALGVHPRELLNFDFEFKKHSPTRKERKGK; via the coding sequence ATGGCAGTTAAGTATCGTAATCAAGTATTCATCGAAAAGGTGACAAAGCGAATTGAGGAGATACGAACGGAAAAGGGTATTGTTCAAGAAGATATCGTAGACCGAACCGGTTTTACGTTAAAGCAAGTGTGGATAATGCTTAGCGGCAAAAGTAATTTTGCAATTTCAAATTTAGAAGCCATAGCTAGTGCATTAGGTGTCCATCCTAGAGAATTATTAAACTTTGATTTTGAGTTTAAAAAACATTCACCTACTAGAAAAGAAAGAAAAGGAAAATAG